Proteins encoded within one genomic window of Halomonas sp. YLGW01:
- the argE gene encoding acetylornithine deacetylase — MTATALLETLVGFATVSRDSNLELIRFIEGYLDDYGVPYRRIENDDGSKANLLARIGPQVEGGVVLSGHTDVVPVEGQPWSSDPFTLRDGGDGRLYGRGTCDMKGFIACALAQVPQWVEQPLERPIYLALSYDEEIGCLGAPRLIESLMANEPRPAAVIVGEPTLMAPVVAHKGITNLRTTVTGQAAHSSQVYQGVSAIHVAARLVTRIEDIMEELKAEGRLDEAFNVAHSSLHVGRIHGGTAINIKARECHFDWEIRHLPSDSFETLYARFEAYARELEAEMQARAPGTGIVTEHITQTVPALADRDNAAAVTLCKTMLGDRPSEAVAYTTEAGQFQGAGLPTVICGPGSIGQAHQPDEYVEGEQLAACDAFMQALGARLAED; from the coding sequence ATGACCGCCACCGCCCTGCTCGAGACGCTGGTGGGCTTCGCCACCGTCTCCCGCGATTCCAACCTCGAGCTGATCCGCTTCATCGAGGGCTATCTCGACGACTACGGCGTGCCCTATCGGCGCATCGAGAACGACGACGGCAGCAAGGCCAACCTGCTGGCCCGCATCGGGCCGCAGGTCGAGGGCGGCGTGGTGCTCTCCGGGCACACCGATGTGGTGCCGGTGGAGGGCCAGCCCTGGTCGAGCGATCCCTTCACCCTGCGCGACGGTGGCGACGGGCGCCTGTACGGCCGCGGCACCTGCGACATGAAGGGCTTCATCGCCTGCGCCCTGGCCCAGGTACCGCAGTGGGTCGAGCAGCCGCTGGAGCGGCCGATCTACCTGGCGCTTTCCTATGACGAGGAGATCGGCTGCCTGGGAGCGCCGCGTCTGATCGAATCGCTGATGGCGAATGAGCCGCGCCCGGCGGCGGTGATCGTCGGCGAGCCGACGCTGATGGCGCCGGTGGTGGCCCACAAGGGCATCACCAACCTGCGTACCACCGTCACCGGCCAGGCCGCCCATTCGAGCCAGGTGTATCAGGGCGTCTCGGCGATTCACGTCGCCGCGCGACTGGTGACTCGCATCGAAGACATCATGGAGGAGCTGAAGGCCGAGGGGCGCCTCGACGAGGCCTTCAACGTGGCGCATTCGAGCCTGCACGTCGGCCGCATCCATGGCGGCACCGCCATCAACATCAAGGCGCGGGAGTGTCATTTCGACTGGGAGATACGCCACCTGCCGAGCGACAGCTTCGAGACGCTGTATGCGCGCTTCGAGGCCTACGCCCGGGAACTCGAGGCCGAGATGCAAGCCCGCGCGCCGGGTACCGGCATCGTCACCGAGCACATCACCCAGACCGTGCCGGCACTCGCCGACCGGGACAACGCCGCGGCGGTAACGCTGTGCAAGACGATGCTCGGCGACCGGCCCAGCGAGGCGGTGGCCTACACCACCGAGGCCGGCCAGTTCCAGGGCGCGGGGCTGCCCACGGTGATCTGCGGGCCCGGCAGCATCGGCCAGGCCCATCAGCCGGATGAATATGTCGAGGGTGAGCAGCTCGCGGCCTGCGACGCCTTCATGCAGGCGCTGGGCGCGCGGTTGGCCGAGGACTAA
- a CDS encoding glutamine amidotransferase produces MPRLLLIKTGNSFPDVIADHGDFEALFQAQLPDHALTVWDARGNTPLPDHEAYDGVLITGSHAMVSDAEPWSEALKPWLREACDRNLALLGVCYGHQLLAEALGGRSGYHPDGREVGTFEVTLTEAGRADTLLGALPARFPAHLTHAQSVLTPPSGAVVLAANAHDPYQVLRLGPRQWSVQFHPEFTAPVLRAYLEHQREGLLEAGQNVDALCESIDDTPEASGLLARFAASVSSSPR; encoded by the coding sequence ATGCCTCGCCTGCTGCTGATCAAGACCGGGAACAGCTTCCCCGACGTCATCGCCGACCACGGCGATTTCGAGGCGCTGTTCCAGGCGCAACTGCCCGACCACGCACTCACCGTGTGGGATGCCCGAGGGAATACCCCGCTGCCCGATCATGAGGCATACGATGGGGTGCTGATCACCGGCTCCCACGCCATGGTCAGCGACGCCGAGCCCTGGAGTGAGGCGCTGAAACCCTGGCTGCGCGAGGCCTGCGACCGCAACCTGGCACTGCTCGGGGTCTGCTACGGCCATCAGCTGCTGGCCGAGGCACTGGGGGGACGAAGCGGCTACCACCCGGACGGTCGCGAGGTAGGCACCTTCGAGGTCACGCTCACCGAGGCCGGCCGGGCGGATACCCTGCTCGGCGCCCTGCCCGCGCGCTTCCCCGCGCATCTGACCCACGCCCAGTCGGTGCTCACGCCGCCGTCAGGCGCCGTGGTGCTGGCCGCCAATGCCCACGACCCTTACCAGGTGCTGCGCCTGGGACCGCGCCAGTGGAGCGTGCAGTTCCACCCGGAATTCACCGCACCGGTGCTGCGGGCCTATCTTGAGCACCAGCGCGAGGGGCTTCTGGAAGCGGGTCAAAACGTCGATGCCCTGTGCGAGAGCATCGACGACACGCCCGAGGCCAGCGGGTTGCTCGCGCGCTTCGCGGCCAGCGTGAGTAGCTCCCCCCGCTAG